TGCTGGTGCCCTACCAGCCGGGCGGCGGTACCGACGGCCTGGCGCGCGCCTTTTCGGAAGCCAGCCGCAAGCACATTTCGCAAAGCATCGTGATCGTCAACCGCCCCGGCGCCGGCGGCGCCATCGGCTGGACCGAGGTGATCAACGCCCGGCCCGACGGCTACAAGCTCGCGGTGCTGACGGTGGAGCTGCTCACGCTGCCGCACCTCGGCCTGGCCAAGTTCAACTACGACGACTTCCAGCCGATTGCACAGCTCAATGCCGACCCGGCCGCCATCACCGTCAAGGCGGACGCGCCGTGGAACACCATCGAAGAATTCCTGGCCGCGGCAAAGAAGTCGCCCGAGGGCGTGCGCGTGGGCAATTCGGGCAACGGTTCGATCTGGCATCTTGCCGCCGCGGCGCTGGAGGACAAGACCGGCACCCGGTTCGGCCACATCCCGTTCCAGGGCGCCGCGCCCGCGGTGCTGGCGCTGCTGGGCGGCCACATCGAGGCGGTGGCGGTGAGCCCGGCCGAAGTCACGACGCATGTCCAGTCCGGCAAGCTCAAGGTGCTGATGGTCATGGCCGACAAGCGCGTGAAGGGTTTCGACAAGGTACCCACCGCCAAGGAGCGCGGCATCGACCTGTCGATCGGCACGTGGCGCGGCCTCGGCGCACCCAAGAACACGCCGCCCGAAGTGATGACCAAGCTGCGCGAGATAACGGCCAAGACGGCGGCCGAGCCGCTGATGCACGAAGTGATGGACAAGCAGAACCTCGGCTATGTCTATACCGATGGCGCGGTGTTCAAGGAAACGCTGGACAAGGACAACGCCTATTTCAAGGCACTGATCGCCAAACTCAATATCAAACCATGAACCGCCACACTCCTATCCTTCGCGCGCTTCGGGGCGCGGCCGCGCTGCTGTGCGTTGCCGCCATGGGCCACGCCTCGGCCGCCACCTGGGTCTATGTGTCCAACGCCGACAGCCAGGAGATCTCGGTGCTCGCGCTGGACCGCGACAAGGGCTCGCTCATGCCGGTGCAGACGCTCAATGTCGGCGGCACCGTCATGCCGATGGCCGTGAGCCCCGACAAGCGCGTGCTCTACGCCGCGCTGCGCTCGCAGCCGTTCCGCGTGGTCTCGCTGTCGATCGACGCGGCCACCGGCAAGCTGCAGAAGCTCGGCGAGGCGCCGCTGGCCGACAGCATGGCCAACATCGACCTCGACGCGAGCGGCAAATGGCTGTTCGCGGCCTCCTACCAAGGCGGCAAGATCTCGGTCAACGCCATCGGCAAGGACGGCGCGGCGGGCCCGATCCAGCAGCTGGTGCAGACCGCGCCGAATGCGCATGCGGTCCACGCGGATGCCGGCAACCGCTTCGTGCTCGCAACCAGCCTGGGCGGCGACAACGTGTCGAGCTGGCGCTTCGATGCAGAGAAGGGACTGCTGTCGGCCAACGATCCGCCGCTGACCCTGGGCGCCGCCAAATCGGGCCCGCGCCACTTCGTGTGGGACAAGGCGCAGCGCCACCTCTACCTGCTGGACGAACTCGACGCAGCCTTGCACGTGTATGCCTGGGACGCCGCGCGCGGCACGCTCAAGCTGGAACAGAGCACCACCACGCTGCCCCCGGGCTTCACGGGCAAGCCCTGGGCGGCCGACCTGCACCTGACGCCCGACGGACGCTTCCTGTATGCCTCGGAGCGCACCTCGAGCACGCTCTCGGCATTCAAGGTGGACGCGGCGAGCGGCCAGCTGCAGCCGCTGGGCCAGACGCCGACCGAGAAAACGCCGCGCGGCTTCGCGATCGATCCGGGCGGCCGCTACCTGATTGCCGCCGGTCAGGAGTCGCACGGCATTTCTCTCTACGCCATCGATTCCACGACCGGCGCGCTGGGCAAGCCTTCGCGCACGGACGTGGGCAAGAACCCGAACTGGATCGAGATCGTCGACGCACCGTGACGACGACACCAACATCATCAAAGGAGATTCCGCAATGCAACGCCGCACACTGATTCGCACCGCCCTCGCCTCTTCGCTTGCCGCAGGCCTGCCCGCATTCGCGCAGGGCCCGGGCAACTGGCCCACGGGCAAGGCCATCACCTACCTCGTGCCCTTTCCCGCGGGCGGCACGACCGACGTGCTGGCGCGCCTGATCGGCCAGAAGCTCGGCACGGTGCTGGGCACGAGCGTGATCATCGACAACAAGGGCGGCGCCGGCGGCAGCGTGGGCTCGGAAATCGGCGCACGCGCGGCGCCCGACGGCTTCACGATGGTGGGCGGCACGATCAGCTCGCACGCCATCAACATCAGCCTGTACCCGAAACTCGGCTACGACCCGCAGAAGTCGTTTGCCCCGGTGACGCTGATCGGCACCAATCCGCTGGTGCTGGTGGTGAACCAGGCCAGCCCCTACAAGACACTGAAGGACGTGCTGGAAGCCAGCAAGACCAAGTCGGGCGGCCTCTCGTCGGCCTCCGCCGGCACGGGCACCTCGCAGCATCTGTCGCTCGAGTTGCTGGCGTTCAAGTCGGGCGTGAAGTTCACGCACATTCCGTACAAGGGCAGCGGCCCGGCCATCCAGGACGTGATCGGCGGCCAGGTCGACATGATGTTCGACACCACCGTGGTGGCGGGCCCGCACGTGCAGAGCGGCAAGCTGCGCGCGATCGCCGTGACCTCGGCCAAGCGCCTGGCGTCGATGCCCGACGTGCCGACCGTCGCGGAATCGGGCATCGCGGGCCTGCAGGACTTCGAGGTGCTGTCGTGGCAGGCGATCTTCGTGCCCGCGGGCACGCCGGCGCCCATCGTCGAGCGGCTGCACACCGAGATCCGCAAGATCCTTTCAACGCCCGAGATGCAGGAAAAACTCAAGGGCTTCGGCATGGAGCCCGCCGACCTGACAACTGCGAAGATCGCGGCCTTCCAGAAGGCCGAGGTCGAAAAGTGGGCGCAGGTGATCAAGGCCGCGGGCATCAAGGCGGATTGACGCCGGCTTGGGGCGTGCCAGAGGCGCGTCCCGGCTACGAGAAACGGCGCGCCGGATACAAGGGAAGCCTCCTACGTTCGGGCCGCCGGGCGCTTTATAGAATGCCCCTCCGATTCGCACTCCAGGCATTCCAGGCCTCCCACACGTGTCCGACCGCTCTGCCGTACTGCCCCAATACCTGTTTCCCAAGCAGGCCCTGACGAACTTCGCCGGCTGGGTCGCGGGCAAGGAACGCGGCGCCGTCACCACGTGGATCATCCGGCGCTTCGTTGCCAAGTACGGCGTCGACATGGGCGAGGCGCTCGAATCCGACATCAACCACTACAAGAGCTTCAACCAGTTCTTCACGCGCGCGCTCAAGCCCGGCGTGCGGCCGCTCGCGCAGGCCGACCTCCTGTGCCCGGTGGACGGCGCGATCAGCCAGTTCGGCGCCATCGAGGGCGACCAGATCTTCCAGGCCAAGGGCCACAACTACACCACCACCGCGCTGGTCGGCGGCGACGCGGTGCTGGCGGCGCGCTTCGCGCACGGCAGCTTCGCAACGCTGTACCTGAGTCCGAAGGACTACCACCGCATCCACATGCCGTGCGAGGGGCGCCTGGTGCGCATGATCCACGTGCCCGGCGACCTGTTCTCGGTCAACCCCGTCACGGCGCGCGGCGTGCCCGGCCTGTTCGCGCGCAACGAGCGCGTGGTGTGCGTCTTTGAATCGGCGCACGGGCCTTTCGTGCTGGTGCTGGTGGGAGCCACCATCGTCGGCAGCATGGCCACCGTGTGGCACGGCGTGGTCAATCCGCCGCGCGGCGGCGAGCTGCGCGAATGGCACTACGCCGATCAGCAGATCGTGCTCGGGCAGGGCGAGGAGATGGGCCGCTTCTTGCTCGGCTCCACCGTCGTCATGCTGTTCC
This genomic window from Variovorax paradoxus contains:
- a CDS encoding tripartite tricarboxylate transporter substrate binding protein translates to MKRSRFLRGLAALSATASLSFGYAAVAAAQSSSNNFPNHTIELLVPYQPGGGTDGLARAFSEASRKHISQSIVIVNRPGAGGAIGWTEVINARPDGYKLAVLTVELLTLPHLGLAKFNYDDFQPIAQLNADPAAITVKADAPWNTIEEFLAAAKKSPEGVRVGNSGNGSIWHLAAAALEDKTGTRFGHIPFQGAAPAVLALLGGHIEAVAVSPAEVTTHVQSGKLKVLMVMADKRVKGFDKVPTAKERGIDLSIGTWRGLGAPKNTPPEVMTKLREITAKTAAEPLMHEVMDKQNLGYVYTDGAVFKETLDKDNAYFKALIAKLNIKP
- a CDS encoding lactonase family protein, which encodes MNRHTPILRALRGAAALLCVAAMGHASAATWVYVSNADSQEISVLALDRDKGSLMPVQTLNVGGTVMPMAVSPDKRVLYAALRSQPFRVVSLSIDAATGKLQKLGEAPLADSMANIDLDASGKWLFAASYQGGKISVNAIGKDGAAGPIQQLVQTAPNAHAVHADAGNRFVLATSLGGDNVSSWRFDAEKGLLSANDPPLTLGAAKSGPRHFVWDKAQRHLYLLDELDAALHVYAWDAARGTLKLEQSTTTLPPGFTGKPWAADLHLTPDGRFLYASERTSSTLSAFKVDAASGQLQPLGQTPTEKTPRGFAIDPGGRYLIAAGQESHGISLYAIDSTTGALGKPSRTDVGKNPNWIEIVDAP
- a CDS encoding Bug family tripartite tricarboxylate transporter substrate binding protein, giving the protein MQRRTLIRTALASSLAAGLPAFAQGPGNWPTGKAITYLVPFPAGGTTDVLARLIGQKLGTVLGTSVIIDNKGGAGGSVGSEIGARAAPDGFTMVGGTISSHAINISLYPKLGYDPQKSFAPVTLIGTNPLVLVVNQASPYKTLKDVLEASKTKSGGLSSASAGTGTSQHLSLELLAFKSGVKFTHIPYKGSGPAIQDVIGGQVDMMFDTTVVAGPHVQSGKLRAIAVTSAKRLASMPDVPTVAESGIAGLQDFEVLSWQAIFVPAGTPAPIVERLHTEIRKILSTPEMQEKLKGFGMEPADLTTAKIAAFQKAEVEKWAQVIKAAGIKAD
- the asd gene encoding archaetidylserine decarboxylase (Phosphatidylserine decarboxylase is synthesized as a single chain precursor. Generation of the pyruvoyl active site from a Ser is coupled to cleavage of a Gly-Ser bond between the larger (beta) and smaller (alpha chains). It is an integral membrane protein.) — protein: MSDRSAVLPQYLFPKQALTNFAGWVAGKERGAVTTWIIRRFVAKYGVDMGEALESDINHYKSFNQFFTRALKPGVRPLAQADLLCPVDGAISQFGAIEGDQIFQAKGHNYTTTALVGGDAVLAARFAHGSFATLYLSPKDYHRIHMPCEGRLVRMIHVPGDLFSVNPVTARGVPGLFARNERVVCVFESAHGPFVLVLVGATIVGSMATVWHGVVNPPRGGELREWHYADQQIVLGQGEEMGRFLLGSTVVMLFPAPPLAFNPDWSPTRAVRLGEAMANFANL